TGTTTATGAAATCTGGAATGGACGAAAGCAATATCCTGATCGAGGAATTATCTTTTACTGATATCAAGAAAGTCTTGAAGCTTCCTTCCGTATGGCTTCTTATGATAATTATTCTTTGCGGTTATGTGGGTTATAAAATAACGGATGTCATATCCCAATATGCCAATGAAGTAATGCGCTACAATGAGGTGGAATCTGCCAAGGTAGGAACCTTTTTACAGTTTTTAAGACCAACAACCGGCATACTGGTAGGTTTGGTGGTCGATAGGTTCAAAATTACATTTTGGCTGTTTTTGAGTTTGTTGCTCTGCGTAATCGGGGGTATATTTTTTGGTTCTGGTGTGATCGGTCCTTCAACCACCATTTTATTTTTTATGTCGGTAGTTACGATTGCCGTAGGGGTTTATGCCGCACGGGCTTTATACTTTGGTGTAATGCAGGAAGGTAAAATACCTCTGGTGTTAACGGGTACTGCAGTTGGACTCATCTCTTTGGTCGGCTACACCCCAGATATCTTTGCCGGCCCGGCCTATGGTTATTTCTTGGATACATACCCGGGCGAGCAAGGACATCAATACGTGTTTTGGATGCTAACAGGGTTTTCCGGCGTTGGAGCTATCACGGCATTTATTTATTACAGGATGTACCGTAACAATTGAGCAACATCAGTTTTTTTAAGTCGGTTTATGTGTATCTTTCCCCTTATGAAAAAATTGAATTTCATCCAAAAGCCACTTTATCTATTAGTTTTGATACTGGTCGGATGTGCGAAGAAAACACCTTCAGAGATGGTACTTAAAGACAATTGGGAATTCCGAAATACGGCCGATACAAGTTGGTTAAAGGCTCAAGTGCCTGGCACGGTACATACCGATCTATTGGACAACAATAAAATTAAAGACCCATTTTTTCGCCTAAATGAGCGTGAGTTACAGTGGGTAGACAAGGCAGATTGGGAGTACCAAACGACTTTTGACCTTACCGAAGAAGAAACGGAAAGAGATTACATGGCACTTACATTCAGGGGTTTGGATACCTACGCCGATGTTTATTTAAATGGTACGTTGTTGCTACAGACCGATAACATGTTCAGGACTTACGAAGTTTCTGTAAAGCAAAAAATAAAAGTTGGTCAAAATCGGTTAAGGGTAGTTTTGGCATCACCGATTAAAAAAGGCATCGAAAAATATGACAAAGTCCCCTATGTAATCCCTGTATCGGATAATGACCTCGCAGCATTGGGGCAAGTTCCCGAAAATAAAAAAGTCAGTGTATATACTCGAAAGGCCGGTTATCATTTTGGTTGGGATTGGGGACCTCGTTTGGTAACTTCAGGGATATGGCGTCCAGTAACACTTAAAAGTTGGGACGATTTTGTGATCAAGGACCTTTTTGTGCAGCAGGAAGTGTTGGATACCGTTGCAAAACTAAAAGCTCATCTGGAGTTGACCGCACTTGTTGCCGAAGAAAAAGCAGATGTAGAAGTTACAATCGATGATATTACGGTGCTCGAAGAAGAATTCTTGATGCGAAAAGGGACACATCAATATGATTTTTCTTTTAAAATTGCCGATCCCGAATTATGGTGGCCTAACGGATTAGGGAACCAAAAACTATATACTATTGGTGTTAAAATCAAGGGTAGAAAAAGTCAAGATACCATTTCCAAAAAGGTAGGCTTGCGAACGATTGAATTGGTCACCGAAAAAGACAGTATTGGAAGCTCGTTCTTTTTCAAGGTCAACGGGCATCCTATTTTTATGAAAGGGGCAAATTACATTCCCAATGATGTATTCTTGCCCCGTGTTGATAAAAAAGACTATGAGAACGTAATCAATGCAGCGGTTGAAACCAATATGAACATGCTTCGTGTTTGGGGCGGGGGCATCTATGAAGACGACTACTTTTATGAACTGTGCGATGAAAAGGGCATTTTGGTCTGGCAAGATTTTATGTTTGCCTGTGCCATGTTTCCCGGCGATACCGATTTTTTAAACAATATTAGGGAAGAAGCCATTGATAATGTAAAGCGACTTCGAAACCACCCTTCAATTGCCTTATGGTGCGGTAACAACGAGATTTTATCGGCATGGAAGAATTGGGGCTGGGAAGATGAGATGAAAAAAACCTATGGTGAAGCTCCGGCGCAAGAGGTATACCAGGCGTATCAAAACATATTTCATAAAATCTTGCC
The nucleotide sequence above comes from Flagellimonas sp. HMM57. Encoded proteins:
- a CDS encoding nitrate/nitrite transporter, producing the protein MQKPPWYYLILLILAGEAVFILPFVLPRIFRPTVLDVFQLENVQLGLCFSVYGIVALLSYLVGGPLADKFPPRKLIAIALWMTALGGILFATYPGYGILRALYGYWGFTTIFLFWAPMIKATRVWGGDTSQGKAFGFLDGGRGLTGALFGLLGVLVFSLFLKEDVNTADLSERKEAFTYVIYMASVIIGVIGVLVWLFMKSGMDESNILIEELSFTDIKKVLKLPSVWLLMIIILCGYVGYKITDVISQYANEVMRYNEVESAKVGTFLQFLRPTTGILVGLVVDRFKITFWLFLSLLLCVIGGIFFGSGVIGPSTTILFFMSVVTIAVGVYAARALYFGVMQEGKIPLVLTGTAVGLISLVGYTPDIFAGPAYGYFLDTYPGEQGHQYVFWMLTGFSGVGAITAFIYYRMYRNN
- a CDS encoding glycoside hydrolase family 2 protein, producing the protein MKKLNFIQKPLYLLVLILVGCAKKTPSEMVLKDNWEFRNTADTSWLKAQVPGTVHTDLLDNNKIKDPFFRLNERELQWVDKADWEYQTTFDLTEEETERDYMALTFRGLDTYADVYLNGTLLLQTDNMFRTYEVSVKQKIKVGQNRLRVVLASPIKKGIEKYDKVPYVIPVSDNDLAALGQVPENKKVSVYTRKAGYHFGWDWGPRLVTSGIWRPVTLKSWDDFVIKDLFVQQEVLDTVAKLKAHLELTALVAEEKADVEVTIDDITVLEEEFLMRKGTHQYDFSFKIADPELWWPNGLGNQKLYTIGVKIKGRKSQDTISKKVGLRTIELVTEKDSIGSSFFFKVNGHPIFMKGANYIPNDVFLPRVDKKDYENVINAAVETNMNMLRVWGGGIYEDDYFYELCDEKGILVWQDFMFACAMFPGDTDFLNNIREEAIDNVKRLRNHPSIALWCGNNEILSAWKNWGWEDEMKKTYGEAPAQEVYQAYQNIFHKILPEVVNAYDADRRYWASSPSTALGEPESLTDGDRHYWGVWWGKEPFSNFEKEMPRFMSEFGFQSFPELSTVEKYAIPEDYDIYSEVMKSHQRSSIGNETIEEYMLRHYKKPKNFESYLYLSHLLQAYGIGEGIAAHRRNRERCMGSLYWQINDCWPVASWSSIDYYGKWKALHYTIKRAFEPLALSITKNTDAINVVVLNDHLEAVSGKMTLQLLDFSGTVLESWEETITVDGNSTKDALAIDKVQLNSHDEKATLLHASFSNGTTTVENISYRVPFKELVLPSSGLTHSITEKEGRYEVHLKTEKLAKDVYLASRSTNNFSDNYFDLLPGQKKTVFILKDGSDLNFAEDLKVLTLDTTY